ATTCCAAGTTTTATCGTAGGCTTCCCTTGTTCTTATATCATATCCAGCTGTAAACATATGACAAGTATCAATACAAACTCCAACTCTACTTTTATCTTCTATTTTATCTATGATATAAGCTAAATGTTCAAATTTATATCCAAGATTTGTTCCTTGACCTGCTGTATTTTCTATTACTGCTGTTACACCACTTGTTTTATCTAAGGCAATATTAATTGACTCTGCTATTACTTCAAGACATTGTAGCTCTGCACTATAAATTAAATCATCATAATCTTCTGCTCTTTTAGAAAACTTTTGTAGGTGACTTCCTGGGTGAAAGTTTAATCTATCAAGTCCAAGTATTTCACATCTTTGCATTTCATCTATAAAAGCTTCTCTACTTTTGATAAGTTTTTCCTCTTCTGGATGTCCTAAATTAATTAAATATGAATCATGGGGTAAAATATGTTTTGGCTCTATTCCTGATTCTTCTAAATTTTTAAACCAAAGGTCTAAAGTTTTGTTATCAAATGGTTTAGCATCCCATCTTTTTTGATTTTTTGTAAATAGTGCAAAAGCCTTTGCTCCAAGCTCTTTTGCGTTTAAAGGTGCGTTAAAAACTCCACCTGTTGCACTTACGTGTGCTCCTACATATTTCATTAGATAGTTCCTTGTTTACTTTTTTTGGATTGTACAATTAATCTTTTTTGATTTTTATTAAGATTCCATTTTCTTTATCTCTATG
The sequence above is drawn from the Arcobacter arenosus genome and encodes:
- the nfo gene encoding deoxyribonuclease IV, with product MKYVGAHVSATGGVFNAPLNAKELGAKAFALFTKNQKRWDAKPFDNKTLDLWFKNLEESGIEPKHILPHDSYLINLGHPEEEKLIKSREAFIDEMQRCEILGLDRLNFHPGSHLQKFSKRAEDYDDLIYSAELQCLEVIAESINIALDKTSGVTAVIENTAGQGTNLGYKFEHLAYIIDKIEDKSRVGVCIDTCHMFTAGYDIRTREAYDKTWNDFDKIVGREFLKGMHINDSKPPLGSRVDRHHSLGEGEIGWDAFKFIMNDERMDDIPLVLETIDESIWAQEIENMYKLVEK